The following are encoded together in the Chlorocebus sabaeus isolate Y175 chromosome 12, mChlSab1.0.hap1, whole genome shotgun sequence genome:
- the CER1 gene encoding cerberus translates to MHLLLLQLLVLLPLGKATGHQDGRQNQSSLSPALLPRNQRELPTGNHEEAEEKPDLFVAVPHLVGTIPAGEGQRQREKMLSRFGRLWKKPEREMRPSRDSDSEHFPPGNQSLIQLIDGMKMEKSPLREEAKKFWHHFMFRKSPASQGVILPIKSHEVHWDTCRTVPFSQTITHEGCEKVVVQNNLCFGKCGSVHFPGAEQHSHTFCSHCLPAKFTTMHLPLNCTEVSSVIKVVMLVEECQCKVKTEHEDGHFLHAGSQDSFIPGVST, encoded by the exons ATGCATCTCCTCTTATTGCAGCTGCTAGTACTCCTGCCTCTAGGAAAGGCCACAGGGCACCAGGATGGCCGCCAGAATCAGAGTTCTCTTTCTCCTGCACTCCTGCCAAGGAATCAAAGAGAGCTCCCCACAGGCAACCATGAAGAAGCTGAGGAGAAGCCAGATCTGTTTGTCGCAGTGCCACACCTTGTAGGCACCATCCCTGCAGGGGAAGGCCAGCGGCAGAGAGAGAAGATGCTGTCCAGATTTGGCAGGCTCTGGAAGAAGCCCGAGAGAGAAATGCGTCCATCCAGGGACTCAGATAGTGAGCACTTCCCACCTGGGAACCAGTCCCTCATCCAGCTGATAGACGGGATGAAAATGGAGAAATCTCCTCTTCGGGAAGAAGCCAAGAAATTCTGGCACCACTTCATGTTCAGGAAAAGTCCGGCTTCTCAGGGGGTCATCTTGCCCATCAAAAGCCATGAAGTACATTGGGATACCTGCAGGACAGTGCCTTTCAGCCAG aCTATAACCCACGAAGGCTGTGAAAAAGTAGTTGTTCAGAACAACCTTTGCTTTGGGAAATGTGGGTCTGTTCATTTTCCTGGAGCTGAGCAGCACTCCCATACCTTCTGTTCTCACTGTTTGCCTGCCAAGTTCACCACGATGCACTTGCCACTGAACTGCACTGAAGTTTCCTCCGTGATCaaggtggtgatgctggtggagGAGTGCCAGTGCAAGGTGAAGACGGAGCATGAAGATGGACACTTCCTACATGCTGGCTCCCAGGATTCCTTTATCCCAGGAGTTTCGACTTAA